Proteins found in one Ischnura elegans chromosome 11, ioIscEleg1.1, whole genome shotgun sequence genomic segment:
- the LOC124168046 gene encoding piggyBac transposable element-derived protein 4-like, which yields MFTRRRFYQIYRSFHLAPPLPPRDRSLKTRGHKVQNIVDHVDRKFREMFSPKEDISIDESTIGFKGRIIFKMYNPQKPTKWGIRVYTVADSATGYIVGFVPYFGKPTTDSLVRPELPFTSRIVLHLMQKLQSDCGAKGRHVFTDRFYTSPNLASELLLISTHTTGTVMANRQNLPPEVSLLLQIIVNFYWTYVMKRILFYQVKGKQTKKLKKGEILAFKKNNNVVIAWKDKRVVLLLSTYHGAATAQSMRYKADGTTEEVTKPVAVLNYTAKMGGVDRADHYCASYNFSRKSKKWWHKVFFWILEVSIVNAYLLFNLVQENKMATPISHLKFREQLMKQLIGDWRTPVTKKRPRSSEGDINRMDGLFHKLGRGKPRDCAVCSDRNKPGGRKQSGIFCATCPSNPALCPGDCYNVYHTLSKYRKNI from the exons ATGTTTACCCGACGCAGGTTTTATCAGATTTATCGCTCTTTTCACTTGGCACCACCCCTTCCTCCCCGTGACCGTTCTTTGAAAACGAGAGGACATAAGGTCCAGAATATAGTGGATCATGTTGACCGGAAATTTCGGGAAATGTTCTCACCCAAAGAGGACATTTCCATAGACGAATCTACTATCGGCTTCAAGGGAAGGATTATATTCAAGATGTATAACCCTCAGAAGCCAACAAAGTGGGGGATCCGCGTCTATACTGTCGCAGATTCTGCAACGGGATACATCGTGGGGTTCGTGCCGTACTTTGGCAAACCGACAACTGATAGCCTGGTTCGACCAGAATTGCCTTTCACCTCCCGGATTGTTCTACATTTGATGCAAAAACTTCAGTCTGATTGCGGGGCGAAGGGGCGCCACGTCTTCACTGATCGCTTTTACACAAGTCCGAACCTCGCTAGCGAATTGCTGCTAATATCAACGCACACTACGGGAACTGTGATGGCTAACCGACAAAATCTTCCTCCTGAGGTAAGCTTACTTTTGCAaattattgtcaatttttattgGACATATGTAATGAAAAGAATCCTATTCTATCAGGTGAAAGGAAAGCAAACCAAGAAACTCAAGAAGGGTGAAATCCTGGCTTTCAAGAAAAACAACAACGTTGTCATTGCCTGGAAAGACAAACGGGTGGTTCTACTTCTCAGCACGTATCACGGCGCCGCTACAGCGCAATCGATGCGCTATAAAGCAGATGGCACGACCGAAGAAGTCACTAAGCCGGTTGCTGTGCTAAACTACACGGCAAAAATGGGGGGAGTCGATCGCGCTGATCATTACTGCGCTTCGTATAATTTTTCGCGCAAGTCAAAGAAATGGTGGCATAAGGTATTCTTCTGGATCCTGGAAGTCAGTATTGTAAACGCATACCTACTCTTCAATCTCGTCCAGGAGAACAAAATGGCGACCCCG ATATCGCACCTCAAATTTCGAGAACAGCTGATGAAGCAGCTGATCGGTGATTGGCGGACTCCGGTCACTAAGAAACGCCCCAGGTCCTCAGAAGGGGACATTAACAGAATGGATGGGCTTTTCCATAAGCTAGGAAGAGGAAAACCCCGGGATTGCGCTGTTTGCAGCGATAGAAATAAGCCAGGAGGCAGGAAGCAGTCGGGCATCTTCTGCGCGACGTGCCCGTCAAATCCAGCGCTCTGTCCTGGAGATTGTTATAATGTATATCACACACTATCAAAATaccgtaaaaatatataa